The Streptomyces collinus DNA segment CCTCGATGCCGTCGGGCGTGCCGTTGCCGAGGCCGAGCAGGGTCTCGGCGTTCTCGGGGGTGGCATTGGCGCGCTGCTTGGCGTACCTCACCAGGGCCCGGCCCGACGCGTACTGCTCCCAGCAGCCCTGCGAGCCGCAGCCGCACAGCAGGCCGTCCGGCACCATGCGGATGTGCCCGAACTCGGCGGCCACGCCGAAGTGTCCGCGGCGCAGCTTGTTGCCGATGATGATGCCGCCGCCGAGGCCGGTGCCCAGCGTGATGCAGATGACGTTGCGGTGGCCCTTGCCCGCGCCGAACTTGTACTCGCCCCACGCCGCCGCGTTGGCGTCGTTCTCCACGACCACCGGGAGGCCCACGCGAGCCTCGACCTTTTCCTTGAGCGGCTCGTTGCGCCAGTGGATGTTGGGCGCGAAGTAGACCTCGGAGCGCTGCCGGTTCACGTAGCCGGCGGCGCCGATGCCCACGCCGACGATGTCGTGACCGACGCGAGCGCCGTCCACCGCCGAGGCGATGGCGTCCACGATGCCCTCAGCCGTGCCCGGGGTCGGCACCTTGTGGGTCGAGAGGATGTTGCCTTCCTCATCGACCACGCCGGCCGCGATCTTCGTGCCGCCGATGTCGACGCCGATGGTGAGTCCCATGAATCCCTCAGTTTCGGTCGAGCCCCGCTACGGATAACGGTACCCGAGGCCCTGCGGTCGGGTCGGCGGTCGTCCGCACGGTGGGCACCCCCGGCCGGCCGCACCGGGCCCGCCGCTCGCCGGGGCCGGGGACTCAGTCCAGGTCGATGCGCTCCCCGGGACCGGCGTCGTCGCCGCCGTCCCGGCGTCCGTCCTGGTCACGGGGGTCGCCTTGATCGTCGCGGCCGGTCCAGCGGCGCTCCTGGGCCTGGACGGCGGAGCGGTAGGCGGCGAGCAGTTCGTTCCCGGCCGCCGCCAGGTGGTCGAAGACGTCCGGGTTGCGTTCGATGACGGGTTCCACGGCGTCCTTGGCCTGCTGGACGACCTGCCGGACCACTTGCTGGGCGGCGGGCCCCGCGACCGCGCCGAGCAGCGGGGACTGGACGCCGGAGAGTTTCTCCGCGACGGCGTCGACGAGCTTCTTCAGCTCGTCGGCCGCGGAGCCCGGGGGTTTGCCGTACTGAGTGCGGCGGCGGGCCTTCTCCGCCTGGAGGTCCTCGGCGCACGCGGTCGCCCAGGCGTCGGCGTCGCTCGCCCGCACCTCGTCCGCGGCCTCTTCGCGGGCGGCGCCGGACGGGGAGGGCTCTTCGCTCATGACGGACTCCTGACTACGGTTCGTCCCTACGACGTTACCCGAACGGGCGTACCGCGTTCACGGGCCGGGGCCGGCCGTTCCTCCCCGGTCCGCCGCCCGCCGTGTCACCTGCTCTGCGGCCACAGTCCGGGGTCGGGCACGAAGCGGATCCGCAGCTCGCCCTCGCGCAGGGCGGCCCCGTCGACGGTGCAGCGGCGCAGCGCGGAGGGCAGCGGGACGATCCGGCGGAACCGCCCCGCCGTGACGACGAGTTCGTCGCCGCGCCGGACGAGGTCCAGTTCCTCGCGTATGGCACCGGGTAGCGGGATCTGCCAGACGAGGACGCCGTCTGCGTCGAGCCGGTCGGTCACGGGCCAGTCGGCCGCGGGGGGTGCCGGCTGCACGCCGGGCACGGCGAGGGCGGTGAGGTCGTCGGTGCCGCGCGGGTCGTGTCCGAGGTGGGCCACGGTGCGGACGTCGTGGGACTCCCGCCACTCCTCCAGTGTCTTGCGCTGCTGGGCGACGGGGCCGGCGAGCCAGGTGTCCGGGGACGCCTCGGGCAGGACGCGGTTGGCGATCACGACGTCGGTGCGCAGACCGCGCAGGGCGAGGCCGAGGCCGGCGGTGCGCAGCGCTTCGGCACCGGCCGGGCCGGGCTCGGCGACCAGACGTACGACGGTGTCCCGGTCGGCGACGACCGCTTCGACGGCGGCCAGTTCCAGGTCCCAGCGGCCGGCCGTCTCGTAGAGCCACTCGGCGGGCATGGGGACGCCGGCGAGGCGGCCGAGGACGGGGCGCAGGGCGCGGGCGGCCTGCCGTTCGGCCGGGAGCAGCCGGCGCAGGTAGCGGCGGAGTTCCTCGGGCAGGGCGAGGAGGGCGAGGGCCTGCGGGGCCGGGGGGAGGTCGACGACGAGGGTGTCGTACTTCTCCGACAGCGCGGCGTCGCGCAGGGCGCGCAGCAGGGCCAGTTCCTCGGCGCCGGGCAGGGGGGTGAGTTCGTCGGGGTCGAGGCGGGAGGCGCCGAGGAGGTCCAGGGCGGTGGAGGCGCGGTCCTGGAGTGCGGTGAGGTCCTTGCGGAAGTCCTGGGCGGCGTCGGGGCGCCAGGCGGTGAGCCCGGGGGCGGCCTGGACCGGGGCCGGGCCGGTCGGCACCCCCAGGGCGGCACCGAGACTGTCCGTGCGGTCGGTGCCGAGGACGAGGGTGCGGGTGCCCTCGGCCGCCGCGGCCAGGGCGGTCGCGGCCGCGAGGGTGGTACGACCGCTGCCGCCGGGGCCGGTGATCAGGATGGTGCGCATGGGGCTGAACGGTACCGGGAGTCGCCGGAGCGCCCGGTGCTGCCGCCGGCCGGCTGCGCGGCCGGGGCTACTTGCCCGCTTCGACCCGCTTCTTCAGCCCGGCCAGCGCCCGGTCGATGATGACCTTCTCCGCCTTGCGCTTGATCATGCCGAGCATGGGGATCTTGACGTCCACGGTCAGGACGTACGTGACCTCCGTGCCGCCCGCGCCGGACGGCTTGAGGATGTACGAGCCGTCGAGGGAGCGCAGCATCTGGGACTTCACCAGCGTCCAGGACACCTCGTTCTCGCCGGTCCAGGTGTACCCGAGGACCTGGTCGTCCTTGATCGCGCCCGCGTCCATGACGAGACGGACCTGCTCGGCGCGGCCCTGGGCGTCGGTCTTGAGGACCTCCGCCTCCTTCACCTCGCCGGTCCAGTCCGGGTAGCGGGCGAAGTCGGAGATGACCGCCATGACGTCGGCCGGGGCGGCCTCGATGGTGATGCTCGAGCTGGTGTGTTCCGCCATCGCCGTGGCTCCTCCAGATGCGGGCCGGTAAGACGTCTTACTGCGCACGTGTGTGCAGCGTGAAGGCTACCGCGCACGGGACCCGCGGATCTCACCCGACCTGGGCCGTCCTCACCACTCCAGCGCCCACGGGGTCCCGGTCGACGCGAAGTGCCCCACGTTCACGCACTCGGTCGCACCGATCCGCATCCGTTTCACCAGCGGCTGGTGGACGTGCCCGAAGAGGGAGTAGCGGGGCCGGGTGCGGCGGATGGCGTCCAGCAGGGCGCGGCTGCCGCGCTCGAAGCGGCGGGCGACGGTGTCGTAGACCAGCTCCGGGACCTCGGGCGGGATGTGCGTGCAGAGCACGTCGACCTCGCCGATCGCCTCGATCTTCGCCGCGTACTCCTCGTCGCTGATCTCGTACGGCGTCCGCATCGGTGTGCGCAGGCCGCCGCCGACGAAGCCGAAGACCCGGCCGCCGATCTCGACGCGCTCGCCGTCGAGGACGGTCGTGCCGGGGCCCGCGTACTCCCGCCACAGGGTCGGCATGTCGACGTTGCCGTAGGTGGCGTACGTAGGAGAGGGGAACGCGGCGAACAGCTCGGCGTACTGCTTGCGCACCGCCTTCTCGATCACCGTGGCGCGGTTCTCCTGGAGGCCGGCCCACAGCTCGGCCCCGAGCACCCGGGCC contains these protein-coding regions:
- a CDS encoding metallophosphoesterase family protein, translated to MAPTPAGNQRTRVHVVSDVHGNARDLARAGEGADALICLGDLVLFLDYADHSRGIFPDLFGVENADRLVALRTARRFEEARVLGAELWAGLQENRATVIEKAVRKQYAELFAAFPSPTYATYGNVDMPTLWREYAGPGTTVLDGERVEIGGRVFGFVGGGLRTPMRTPYEISDEEYAAKIEAIGEVDVLCTHIPPEVPELVYDTVARRFERGSRALLDAIRRTRPRYSLFGHVHQPLVKRMRIGATECVNVGHFASTGTPWALEW
- a CDS encoding SRPBCC family protein; protein product: MAEHTSSSITIEAAPADVMAVISDFARYPDWTGEVKEAEVLKTDAQGRAEQVRLVMDAGAIKDDQVLGYTWTGENEVSWTLVKSQMLRSLDGSYILKPSGAGGTEVTYVLTVDVKIPMLGMIKRKAEKVIIDRALAGLKKRVEAGK
- a CDS encoding ArsA family ATPase; translated protein: MRTILITGPGGSGRTTLAAATALAAAAEGTRTLVLGTDRTDSLGAALGVPTGPAPVQAAPGLTAWRPDAAQDFRKDLTALQDRASTALDLLGASRLDPDELTPLPGAEELALLRALRDAALSEKYDTLVVDLPPAPQALALLALPEELRRYLRRLLPAERQAARALRPVLGRLAGVPMPAEWLYETAGRWDLELAAVEAVVADRDTVVRLVAEPGPAGAEALRTAGLGLALRGLRTDVVIANRVLPEASPDTWLAGPVAQQRKTLEEWRESHDVRTVAHLGHDPRGTDDLTALAVPGVQPAPPAADWPVTDRLDADGVLVWQIPLPGAIREELDLVRRGDELVVTAGRFRRIVPLPSALRRCTVDGAALREGELRIRFVPDPGLWPQSR
- a CDS encoding DUF5304 domain-containing protein, whose amino-acid sequence is MSEEPSPSGAAREEAADEVRASDADAWATACAEDLQAEKARRRTQYGKPPGSAADELKKLVDAVAEKLSGVQSPLLGAVAGPAAQQVVRQVVQQAKDAVEPVIERNPDVFDHLAAAGNELLAAYRSAVQAQERRWTGRDDQGDPRDQDGRRDGGDDAGPGERIDLD
- a CDS encoding ROK family glucokinase — protein: MGLTIGVDIGGTKIAAGVVDEEGNILSTHKVPTPGTAEGIVDAIASAVDGARVGHDIVGVGIGAAGYVNRQRSEVYFAPNIHWRNEPLKEKVEARVGLPVVVENDANAAAWGEYKFGAGKGHRNVICITLGTGLGGGIIIGNKLRRGHFGVAAEFGHIRMVPDGLLCGCGSQGCWEQYASGRALVRYAKQRANATPENAETLLGLGNGTPDGIEGKHISMAARQGDRVAVDSYRELARWVGAGLADLASLFDPSAFIVGGGLSDEGELVLGPIRKSYKRWLVGGNWRPVAEVRAAELGNKAGLVGAADLAREPDPIM